The following are encoded together in the Brachionichthys hirsutus isolate HB-005 unplaced genomic scaffold, CSIRO-AGI_Bhir_v1 contig_202, whole genome shotgun sequence genome:
- the LOC137912619 gene encoding bifunctional glutamate/proline--tRNA ligase-like, translating to MALKLIINTTNPPLGALLAAEHVKDAVQVSVEEGRDTQLHVSDDIQFGDSNSISRYLARVAPAFGLYGANTMEQAEVDHWLEFSSQRLCGQSALTEALGELDGALSLRTFLVGRAVTLADLSVWAALKGHGDWPSRGKSCTHVSRWFFFLSSQVPFTSVGNKYSSKKNLMGKSDVSDKKQDLGKFVDLPGAEMGKVVVRFPPEASGYLHIGHAKAALLNQHYQLTFKGKLVMRFDDTNPEKEKEDFERVILEDLAMLQIHPDQFTYTSDSFPVILQFGEQLLSEGKSYIDDTPPERMKQEREQRFESKCRKNTLEQNMKMWEEMKAGSVLGQTCCMRAKIDMNSNNGCLRDPTLFRCKNAPHPRTGTTYKVYPTYDFACPIVDSLEGVTHALRTTEYHDRDEQFYWIINALRLRKPYIWEYARLNLNNTVLSKRKLTWFVEQGYVDGWDDPRFPTVRGVLRRGMTVEGLKQFIAAQGGSRSVVNMEWDKIWAFNKKVIDPVAPRFTALSGSYVVPVSVPEATEEMKEVAKHPKNPEVGTKEVWYGPRVFVEGADAETFSEGEMVTFINWGNLIITKINKGADGKVASMEARLNLENKDYKKTTKITWLADTNNAPLLPAICINYQPLITKAVIAKDDNFKDYINKNSKSEEKMLGDPCLKNLKKGDMIQLQRRGFFICDQPYEAVSPHSCQESPCILFYIPDGHVKEMPTAGSKDKSKNQASNSAVSFPAAPSKAASTSAPAPSSASAGDLLSSIVAQGGTVRQLKTEKSPKDQVDKAVQQLLSLKAQFKTLTGMDYKPGMTPPTSDPAPSTVPTGPASCPHAPVAQQGELVRKLKVEQAPKDQIEAAVKQLLALKAEFKKLTGQDYKPGMAPSSLAPSDPSPVTSLSSCSSLCSSLSSDLYHHVAQQGEMVRKLKAEKAPKDQIDAAVKQLLALKSEFRKQTNQDYKPGMAPSNFASSAPSPVTSLSSSSSPSSSSRPPSCLYERVTQLGDVVRKLKSEKAPKDQIDAAVKQLLALKTEYKKVTGQEYKPGAAPVQKAPAPVQKAPAPVQKAPAPVQNSPAPSDSSLFEMVSTQGEVVRKLKVTKAPKDQVDEAIKTLLDLKAKYKTLTGQDYKPVTAAGATGGEDKNRKERENKSEKQGGGGGKKGKGEKASQGKDASGGSGDGQGSKKQTRLGLEAKKEENLADWYSQVITKAEMIEYYDVSGCYVLRPWSFAIWESIKDFFDREIKKLGVENCYFPMFVSQSAIDKEKSHIENFAPEVAWVTRSGKTELAEPVAIRPTSETVMYPAYAKWVQSHRDLPIKLNQWCNVVRWEFKHPQPFLRTREFLWQEGHSAFATKEEAEEEVLQILDLYAKVYEELMAIPVVKGRKTKKEQFAGGDYTTTVEAFISASGRAIQGATSHHLGQNFSKMFEIMFEDPKSPGEKQLAYQNSWGITTRTIGVLTMVHGDNMGLVLPPRVACLQVVIIPCGITVSLPEQEKEALLTQCSKYLNSLQDAGIRVKLDLRDNYSPGWKFNHWELKGVPIRLEVGPKDMQQRQCVAVRRDSGAKITIPEAEVEKELLVMLEDIQSNLFKKASDDFKNNMVVADTMEQFQKELEKGKIVQIPFCGEIPCEDWIKTTTAKDRDLEPGAPSMGAKSLCIPFSPLKTLQPGQMCVSGKELAQFYTLFGRSY from the exons ATGGCGTTAAAACTCATTATCAACACGACCAACCCGCCTTTAG GGGCTCTCCTGGCAGCAGAGCATGTGAAGGACGCTGTCCAAGTATCAGTGGAAGAAGGCAGAGACACTCAACTTCATGTCTCAGA TGACATCCAGTTCGGGGACTCTAACTCCATCAGTCGGTATTTGGCTCGGGTGGCTCCTGCTTTCGGCCTCTATGGAGCAAACACGATGGAGCAAGctgag GTCGACCACTGGCTGGAGTTCAGTTCTCAGCGCCTGTGTGGTCAGTCTGCTTTGACTGAGGCGCTGGGGGAACTTGATGGAGCCCTTTCCCTACGGACCTTCCTGGTTGGACGTGCCGTCACCCTGGCCGACCTGTCGGTCTGGGCTGCCCTCAAAG gtcATGGAGACTGGCCAAGTCGAGGCAAGTCCTGCACCCATGTTAGTCGCTGGTTCTTCTTCCTGAGCTCACAGGTTCCCTTCACATCTGTGGGGAACAAGTACTCCTCAAAGAAAAATCTAATGGGTAAATCCGATGTGa GTGACAAGAAGCAGGATCTTGGTAAGTTTGTGGATTTGCCAGGGGCAGAGATGGGAAAagtggtggttcgattccctcCCGAGGCCAGCGG ATACCTGCACATCGGCCACGCTAAGGCTGCTCTGCTCAATCAGCACTACCAGCTTACATTTAAAGGCAAGCTCGTCATGCGGTTTGATGACACCAATcctgagaaagaaaaagaggactTTGAGAGG GTGATCCTTGAAGATCTGGCCATGCTCCAGATCCACCCAGACCAGTTCACCTACACCAGCGATAGCTTTCCCGTCATCTTGCAGTTTGGTGAACAGCTGCTGTCGGAGGGGAAGTCCTACATCGATGACACGCCTCCCGAGCGAATGAagcaggagagggagcagcGCTTCGAGTCCAAATGCAGAAAAAACA CGCTGGAACAGAACATGAAGATGTGGGAGGAGATGAaagctgggtcagtgcttggtCAGACTTGCTGTATGCGGGCTAAGATTGACATGAACTCCAACAACGGCTGCCTGAGAGATCCCACCCTTTTCCGCTGCAAGAACGCGCCCCATCCCCGCACTGGAACCACATACAA AGTATACCCAACATACGACTTTGCCTGTCCCATTGTGGACAGTTTGGAGGGGGTGACCCACGCCCTCAGGACCACCGAGTACCACGACCGCGACGAGCAATTCTATTGGATAATCAATGCCCTGCGCCTCAGGAAGCCTTACATCTGGGAGTACGCCCGGCTCAATCTCAACAACACGGTGCTGTCCAAGAGGAAGCTCACCTGGTTTGTTGAGCAGGGATACGTCGATGGATG GGATGATCCCCGCTTTCCCACTGTCAGAGGAGTCCTGAGGAGAGGAATGACTGTTGAAGGTCTGAAACAGTTCATAGCAGCCCAG GGTGGATCCAGGTCGGTGGTGAATATGGAGTGGGACAAGATCTGGGCTTTCAATAAGAAG gttaTCGATCCGGTCGCACCCAGGTTCACGGCCCTCTCCGGCTCCTACGTGGTGCCTGTTTCTGTCCCAGAGGCtacagaggagatgaaggaagTGGCCAAGCACCCAAAG AATCCAGAAGTGGGCACGAAAGAGGTCTGGTATGGACCCAGAGTGTTTGTTGAAGGAGCCGATGCTGAGACATTCTCTGAGGGAGAGATGGTCACCTTCATCAACTGGGGCAACCTCATCATCACCAAGATCAACAA GGGGGCTGATGGTAAGGTTGCATCCATGGAGGCTCGCCTGAACCTGGAGAACAAGGAttacaagaaaacaacaaagatCACTTGGCTGGCCGACACCAACAACGCCCCTCTGCTGCCCGCCATCTGCATCAACTACCAGCCCCTCATCACCAAAGCAGTCATCGCCAAAGACGACAACTTTAAAGACTAcattaataaaaacagcaaG TCGGAGGAGAAAATGCTTGGAGATCCATGTCTGAAGAACCTGAAGAAAGGAGACATGATTCAGCTCCAGAGACGAGGCTTCTTCATCTGTGACCAGCCCTATGAAGCAGTCAG TCCTCACAGCTGTCAGGAGAGTCCCTGTATCCTGTTCTACATTCCTGATGGGCATGTCAAGGAGATGCCAACTGCTGGATCCAAGGACAAGAGCAAGAATCAGGCCTCAAACAGTGCGGTGAGTTTT CCTGCTGCTCCTTCTAAAGCTGCCTCAACCTCAGCCCCAGCGCCTTCCTCGGCCTCAGCTGGTGATTTGCTTTCAAGCATTGTAGCTCAAGGTGGAACTGTCCGTCAGTTAAAGACCGAGAAGTCTCCTAAAGACCAGGTGGACAAGGCAGTTCAGCAGCTGCTTTCTTTAAAG GCACAATTTAAGACGCTGACTGGTATGGACTACAAGCCAGGCATGACTCCTCCTACTTCTGATCCAGCTCCATCCACTGTACcaacaggccccgcctcctgccctcATGCCCCTGTTGCTCAGCAGGGTGAGCTGGTCAGGAAGCTGAAGGTGGAGCAGGCACCAAAG GACCAGATTGAAGCAGCAGTGAAGCAGCTCCTCGCTCTCAAGGCAGAGTTTAAAAAGCTGACCGGCCAAGATTACAAACCAGGGATGGCCCCTTCCTCTCTTGCTCCCTCTGATCCTTCTCCTGTGacatccctctcctcctgctcctccctttgCTCTTCCTTGTCTTCTGACCTCTATCACCATGTGGCACAACAGGGTGAGATGGTCAGGAAGCTGAAGGCAGAGAAGGCACCAAAG GACCAGATTGATGCAGCAGTGAAGCAGCTCCTCGCTCTCAAATCAGAGTTTAGAAAGCAGACCAATCAGGATTACAAACCAGGGATGGCCCCCTCCAATTTtgcttcttctgctccttctcctgtgacctccctctcttcctcctcctccccttcgtCCTCTTCCCGTCCTCCGTCATGCCTGTATGAACGTGTTACACAACTGGGTGATGTTGTGAGGAAACTGAAGTCTGAGAAAGCCCCAAAG GACCAGATCGACGCAGCAGTGAAACAGCTGCTCGCCTTGAAAACTGAGTACAAAAAGGTCACAGGCCAGGAGTACAAGCCTGGAGCTGCCCCAGTTCAGAAGGCCCCCGCCCCGGTGCAGAAGGCCCCCGCCCCGGTGCAGAAAGCACCTGCCCCAGTTCAGAACAGCCCTGCTCCTTCTGACAGCAGCCTCTTTGAGATGGTTTCCACTCAGGGAGAAGTGGTCCGGAAACTAAAGGTTACAAAGGCCCCCAAG GACCAGGTGGACGAAGCCATCAAGACTCTTCTGGACCTGAAGGCCAAGTACAAAACGCTCACTGGACAAGATTACAAGCCTGTAACTGCTGCCGGCGCCACCGGAGGAGAAGACAAAAACCGCAAGGAGAGGGAGAATAAGTCTGAgaaacaaggaggaggaggagggaagaaggGTAAAGGAGAAAAAGCAAGCCAAGGCAAGGATGCCTCAGGAGGCTCAGGAGATGGACAAGGATCTAAGAAACAAACACG GCTCGGGTTAGAGGCCAAGAAAGAGGAGAACCTCGCTGACTGGTACTCGCAG GTCATCACTAAAGCAGAGATGATTGAGTACTACGATGTTAGCGGCTGCTATGTACTGCGGCCCTGGTCCTTCGCCATCTGGGAGTCCATCAAAGACTTCTTCGATCGGGAGATTAAGAAACTGGGAGTGGAGAACTGCTACTTTCCGATGTTTGTCTCTCAGTCCGCCATCGATAAAGAGAAGTCCCACATTGAAAACTTTGCTCCAGag GTTGCCTGGGTAACGCGGTCAGGAAAAACAGAGCTGGCTGAGCCCGTCGCTATCAGACCCACCAGTGagacag TGATGTACCCTGCCTATGCAAAATGGGTTCAATCCCACAGAGACCTGCCAATAAAGCTCAACCAGTGGTGTAATGTTGTG AGATGGGAGTTCAAACATCCCCAGCCCTTCCTGAGGACGAGAGAGTTCCTGTGGCAGGAGGGACATTCAGCCTTTGCCACcaaagaagaggcagaggaggag GTTCTTCAGATCCTGGATCTCTACGCCAAGGTTTATGAGGAGCTGATGGCAATCCCTGTGGTGAAGGGAAGGAAGACCAAGAAGGAGCAGTTTGCAGGAGGAGATTACACCACCACAGTGGAAGCATTCATCTCTGCCAGTGGCCGAGCCATTCAG GGTGCTACTTCCCACCATCTGGGTCAGAATTTCTCCAAGATGTTTGAGATCATGTTTGAGGATCCAAAGAGCCCGGGCGAGAAACAGCTGGCTTACCAGAACTCCTGGGGAATCACAACCAGGACTATTGGAGTCCTTACTATGGTCCACGGAGACAACATGGGACTTGTACTTCCACCCAGGGTGGCCTGTCTGCAG GTTGTCATCATCCCATGTGGAATCACCGTTTCCCTGccagagcaggagaaggaggcctTGTTGACCCAATGCTCCAAATACCTGAACAGCCTGCAGGATGCAGGCATCAGGGTAAAGCTCGACCTCAGAGACAACTATTCCCCTGGTTGGAAGTTCAACCACTGGGAACTGAAG ggtgttcctATCCGTTTAGAAGTGGGCCCTAAAGACATGCAGCAGCGGCAGTGTGTTGCAGTGAGGAGAGACTCTGGTGCAAAGATCACAATTCCAGAAGctgaggtggagaaggagctgctcGTCATGTTGGAAGACATCCAGAGCAACCTGTTTAAGAA AGCTTCAGATGACTTTAAGAATAACATGGTGGTTGCAGACACAATGGAACAGTTCCAGAAGGAGTTGGAGAAGGGCAAG ATTGTCCAGATCCCGTTCTGTGGTGAAATTCCGTGTGAGGATTGGATCAAGACAACCACTGCCAA GGACCGGGACCTGGAGCCTGGAGCTCCATCTATGGGTGCCAAGAGCCTCTGTATCCCCTTTTCCCCCCTGAAGACGCTTCAGCCTGGTCAAATGTGTGTCAGCGGCAAGGAGCTTGCCCAGTTCTACACCCTGTTTGGACGCAGCTACTAA
- the LOC137912628 gene encoding lactoylglutathione lyase-like isoform X2 produces the protein MMQQTMLRVKDPVKSLDFYTRILGMTLLQKFDFPSMRFSLFFLGYEDKKEIPTNVEDLTSWTFSRRATIELTHNWGSESDESQSYHNGNSDPRGFGHIGIAVPDVYKACKLFEEQGVTFVKKPNDGKMQGLAFIQDPDGYWIEILSPNNMMSIAS, from the exons ATGATGCAGCAGACGATGCTGCGGGTTAAAGATCCTGTTAAATCCTTGGATTTCTACACCAGAATCCTCGGAATGAC GCTACTGCAAAAGTTTGACTTTCCCTCCAtgcgtttctctctcttcttcttgggCTATGAGGACAAAAAGGAGATTCCTACAAATGTGGAGGATCTGACATCCTGGACTTTCTCCAGAAGAGCCACAATTGAGCTCACACA TAACTGGGGCTCGGAGTCTGATGAGAGCCAGTCTTATCACAATGGAAACTCGGATCCGCGTGGCTTTG GACACATTGGAATCGCTGTTCCTGATGTCTACAAAGCCTGCAAGTTGTTTGAAGAGCAAGGAGTCACATTTGTCAAGAAACCCAATGATG GTAAAATGCAAGGCTTGGCTTTCATTCAGGATCCTGACGGTTACTGGATCGAGATCCTAAGTCCAAACAACATGATGTCTATTGCctcctaa
- the LOC137912628 gene encoding lactoylglutathione lyase-like isoform X1 has protein sequence MSDKGLSDDAVAAACKDADPATKDFMMQQTMLRVKDPVKSLDFYTRILGMTLLQKFDFPSMRFSLFFLGYEDKKEIPTNVEDLTSWTFSRRATIELTHNWGSESDESQSYHNGNSDPRGFGHIGIAVPDVYKACKLFEEQGVTFVKKPNDGKMQGLAFIQDPDGYWIEILSPNNMMSIAS, from the exons ATGAGCGACAAAGGTCTGTCAGACGACGCGGTGGCGGCGGCTTGTAAAGACGCGGATCCAGCTACAAAG GACTTCATGATGCAGCAGACGATGCTGCGGGTTAAAGATCCTGTTAAATCCTTGGATTTCTACACCAGAATCCTCGGAATGAC GCTACTGCAAAAGTTTGACTTTCCCTCCAtgcgtttctctctcttcttcttgggCTATGAGGACAAAAAGGAGATTCCTACAAATGTGGAGGATCTGACATCCTGGACTTTCTCCAGAAGAGCCACAATTGAGCTCACACA TAACTGGGGCTCGGAGTCTGATGAGAGCCAGTCTTATCACAATGGAAACTCGGATCCGCGTGGCTTTG GACACATTGGAATCGCTGTTCCTGATGTCTACAAAGCCTGCAAGTTGTTTGAAGAGCAAGGAGTCACATTTGTCAAGAAACCCAATGATG GTAAAATGCAAGGCTTGGCTTTCATTCAGGATCCTGACGGTTACTGGATCGAGATCCTAAGTCCAAACAACATGATGTCTATTGCctcctaa